The following coding sequences are from one Salvia hispanica cultivar TCC Black 2014 chromosome 3, UniMelb_Shisp_WGS_1.0, whole genome shotgun sequence window:
- the LOC125211818 gene encoding sugar carrier protein C-like, which yields MAGGGFGPSAGAGGKQYPGNLTPYVVVTCIIAAMGGLIFGYDIGISGGVTSMDSFLEKFFPSVYRKQKADDSTNQYCKFDSQTLTMFTSSLYLAALCSSLVASTVTRKLGRKLSMLCGGVLFCVGALINGFAKAVWMLIVGRIFLGFGIGFANQSVPLYLSEMAPYKYRGALNIGFQLSITIGILAANVLNYGFAKIKGGWGWRLSLGGAMVPALIITVGSLILPETPNSMIERGQSEEARSKLQRIRGIDNVDEEFNDLVEASQASSKVEHPWRNILQRKYRPHLTMAIAIPFFQQLTGINVIMFYAPVLFKTIGFGSDAALMSAVITGGVNVIATVVSIYYVDKLGRRFLFIEGGIQMLVCQVCVAIFIAIKFGVDGQPGELPKWYAIVVVLFICIYVAGFAWSWGPLGWLVPSEIFPLEIRSAAQSLNVSVNMVFTFAVAQIFMTMLCHLKFGLFLFFGFFVMVMTVFIYFFLPETKNIPIEEMVVVWKQHWFWSRFMSDVEYGNGSVELKKGGGDTYHKV from the exons ATGGCAGGAGGCGGTTTCGGCCCCAgcgccggcgccggcggcAAGCAATACCCAGGCAACCTAACGCCTTACGTCGTGGTCACGTGCATTATCGCCGCCATGGGCGGCCTCATCTTCGGCTACGACATCGGAATCTCTG GTGGAGTGACGTCGATGGATTCGTTTCTGGAGAAATTCTTCCCGTCGGTGTACAGGAAGCAGAAGGCCGACGATTCGACGAATCAGTACTGCAAATTCGACAGCCAGACGCTCACGATGTTCACCTCGTCGCTGTATCTGGCGGCGCTGTGCTCGTCGCTGGTGGCGTCGACGGTCACCAGGAAGCTAGGGCGGAAGCTGTCGATGCTCTGCGGAGGCGTGCTCTTCTGCGTCGGCGCGCTCATCAACGGCTTCGCTAAGGCTGTTTGGATGCTCATCGTCGGCCGGATTTTCCTCGGATTCGGCATCGGATTCGCCAATCAG TCTGTGCCACTATACCTCTCTGAAATGGCCCCTTACAAATACAGAGGAGCTCTCAACATTGGCTTCCAACTCTCAATCACAATAGGCATCCTAGCAGCCAATGTGCTGAACTACGGGTTCGCCAAGATCAAGGGCGGGTGGGGCTGGCGGCTGAGCTTGGGCGGTGCGATGGTGCCGGCCCTCATCATCACCGTGGGCTCCCTAATCCTCCCGGAGACGCCCAACTCCATGATCGAGCGTGGCCAGAGCGAGGAGGCCCGGTCCAAGCTCCAGAGGATCCGAGGCATAGACAACGTGGACGAGGAGTTCAACGACTTGGTGGAGGCCAGCCAAGCCTCGAGCAAGGTCGAGCACCCGTGGAGGAACATCCTGCAGAGGAAGTACCGGCCACATTTGACGATGGCCATCGCCATCCCCTTCTTCCAGCAGCTCACCGGCATCAATGTCATCATGTTCTACGCCCCGGTCTTGTTTAAAACTATCGGGTTTGGTAGTGATGCAGCCCTCATGTCGGCTGTGATCACCGGTGGTGTCAACGTTATAGCTACCGTCGTCTCAATTTACTATGTTGATAAGTTAGGGAGGAGGTTCCTTTTCATCGAGGGTGGTATCCAAATGCTTGTTTGTCAGGTCTGTGTAGCGATCTTCATCGCGATCAAGTTTGGCGTGGACGGGCAGCCAGGGGAGCTGCCTAAGTGGTACGCGATCGTGGTTGTGCTCTTCATATGCATCTATGTGGCCGGGTTCGCGTGGTCATGGGGGCCGTTGGGGTGGCTCGTGCCTAGTGAGATCTTTCCATTGGAGATCCGGTCGGCCGCCCAGAGCCTCAACGTGTCGGTGAACATGGTGTTCACTTTCGCGGTGGCGCAGATCTTCATGACCATGCTCTGCCACTTGAAGTTCGGGCTGTTTTTGTTCTTCGGGTTCTTCGTGATGGTGATGACGGTGTTCATCTACTTCTTCCTCCCGGAGACAAAGAACATTCCGATTGAGGAGATGGTGGTTGTGTGGAAGCAGCATTGGTTCTGGTCCAGGTTTATGAGTGATGTGGAATATGGTAATGGAAGTGTTGAGTTGAAGAAGGGAGGAGGCGATACCTATCATAAAGTATGA